ATCTGGCGGTCGGGCGGCTGGCGGAAAACAAGCGCCAGTTCCTGTTGATCGAAGCCTTTTACCACCTGCTGCAGTTGCAGAAAGACCAGGGCCAGCAAACACCGCAGCAGCGGCTGATTCTGGTCGGCGGCACCACCAGCGAGCACTACGCCCAGGGTCTTGAGCAGTACATCTTCGATCTTGGCCTGCAGGGCCAGGTGCTATTGGCCGGTAAGTGCTCGGAACCTGAGCTGCGCTGGCTTTACCGGCATGCCCGGCAGTACTGGTGCGCCAGTGCCCACGAGGGCTTCTGCATGCCGCTGCTGGAGGCGAACCACGCTTCGCTGCCGGTGGTCACCCAGGCACGCTCGAACATTCCCGATACCTTGGGCGAAGGCGGCCTGCTGATCGACAGCGACGACCCGGTGGTCTTCGCGGCGGCCTGCAACCTGCTGGAAACCGAACCCGGCCTGCGCGACAAGACCATCGCCGCCGGGCTGCGCAACCTGCAGCGCTACGAGCGCGAGAACCTCAAGCAGCAGCTGCAGCAATGGCTGGACCAGCTCGGACTCTCATCATCCAGTGACGGAGTGAAAACCTGATGCCACGCGTGTTACTGACGGGCGCCAACGGCTTCGTTGGCAAGATCCTCACCCAGCGTCTGCGTGACGCCGGCTACCATGTGACCGCCCTGAGCAGTAGCGAACCACAGCCCGGCCACGCCGCCGACCAGCAGTGGGTCTGCGACATCCGCGATGCCGACGGTATCCGCCAGGCAGTGGCCCAGGTGCGGCCCAGCCATGTGATCCACCTGGCGGCAGTGTCCCATGTGCCGACCAGCTTCCAGGATCCGCTGGGCACCTGGCAGACCAACGTAATGGGCAGCATGAACCTGCTCGAGGCCCTGCGCCTGGAGGCGCCGGAGGCCTTCGTGCTGTTCTCCAGCTCCTCGGAGGTGTATGGCGCGGCGTTCAAGTCCGGCGAGGAAGTCGACGAATACACCCGCTGCCAGCCACTGAACCCCTACGCAGCGAGC
The DNA window shown above is from Pseudomonas sp. DTU_2021_1001937_2_SI_NGA_ILE_001 and carries:
- a CDS encoding glycosyltransferase, yielding MTSLRIDQFAATVAAGDGVTNGLLFTRSLLRSLGYQSDIYSFSIPAALKGEVLKARGFQDSTCDLLLYHHSMGHDHGPWLLDQQCRKAMVYHNITPPAFFPKDSDLRRYAQLGLEQLRDWRDQFIHALADSPLNQSELVEAGYPHTQTLPLLVDSLRLEGPTTMPGFMARQTGHFYLAVGRLAENKRQFLLIEAFYHLLQLQKDQGQQTPQQRLILVGGTTSEHYAQGLEQYIFDLGLQGQVLLAGKCSEPELRWLYRHARQYWCASAHEGFCMPLLEANHASLPVVTQARSNIPDTLGEGGLLIDSDDPVVFAAACNLLETEPGLRDKTIAAGLRNLQRYERENLKQQLQQWLDQLGLSSSSDGVKT